From one Henriciella marina DSM 19595 genomic stretch:
- a CDS encoding DUF2147 domain-containing protein gives MTLSKSTTLAAFALAASALPALAQASSHNVFGTYYTEAGTSRVTIEDCGDGSPCGRVSWIDPDAMAPGVTPEEARTKTGDPVLGLLMLEGFEQKRSDWRGGTIYDPENDKTYAARLKRLGDGDLELKGCVGPICQTQVWEAYAGE, from the coding sequence ATGACCTTGTCGAAATCCACCACCCTCGCCGCCTTCGCGCTTGCTGCCAGTGCCCTCCCCGCGCTTGCGCAGGCGTCCAGCCACAATGTCTTTGGCACCTACTATACCGAAGCGGGCACCTCGCGCGTGACCATAGAAGATTGCGGCGATGGCAGCCCGTGCGGCCGCGTCAGCTGGATCGACCCGGACGCGATGGCGCCCGGCGTGACGCCAGAAGAGGCGCGCACCAAGACGGGCGACCCGGTGCTCGGCCTCTTGATGCTGGAAGGCTTCGAGCAGAAGCGCAGCGACTGGCGCGGCGGCACCATCTATGACCCGGAAAATGACAAGACCTATGCCGCACGCCTCAAACGCCTTGGCGACGGCGACCTGGAGCTGAAAGGCTGCGTCGGCCCGATCTGCCAGACGCAGGTCTGGGAGGCGTATGCCGGGGAGTGA
- a CDS encoding GNAT family N-acetyltransferase, whose amino-acid sequence MPIRPYRPSDLSALFAINQASTPGVGHEDRAEGLGKLIDMGTCLVAADGKDAPQGFINLITPGTMAYPSDNLRWIEDWMAREGVTAHYVDRIAIAPEARGARLGEALYNAAFDAASGRGYLTCEVNTDPDNPGSHRFHQRLGFTEIGEHRYRTDYAVRFYARPLEDAEAGRP is encoded by the coding sequence ATGCCCATCCGCCCCTACAGACCGTCAGACCTCTCCGCCCTTTTCGCTATCAATCAGGCCTCGACGCCCGGCGTTGGCCATGAGGACCGCGCAGAAGGCCTCGGCAAGCTAATCGACATGGGCACCTGCCTCGTCGCGGCGGACGGCAAAGATGCGCCCCAGGGCTTCATCAATCTCATCACGCCAGGGACGATGGCCTATCCGAGCGACAATCTGCGCTGGATCGAAGACTGGATGGCCCGCGAGGGCGTTACCGCGCACTATGTGGACCGCATCGCGATTGCACCGGAGGCTCGCGGCGCCCGGCTTGGCGAGGCGCTTTACAATGCTGCCTTCGACGCCGCTTCAGGGCGCGGCTATCTCACTTGCGAGGTGAACACAGACCCCGATAATCCGGGCTCTCACCGGTTTCACCAGCGGCTTGGCTTCACGGAAATTGGCGAACACCGCTACCGGACCGACTATGCCGTCCGCTTCTATGCGCGCCCTCTGGAA